The following coding sequences lie in one uncultured Mailhella sp. genomic window:
- a CDS encoding DUF3798 domain-containing protein, giving the protein MKRFLAAMCLGLMAFATQASAAEPAKIHIGICTGTVSQSEDDLRGAEALIKKYGDVANGGMIKHITYPDNFMTEMETTISQIVSFADDPDMKAVIVNQGIPGTTAAFQRIREKRPDIMLLVGEAHEDPNVIESAADLAINADNISRGYLIIAAAKKLGVTDFVHISFPRHMSYELLSRRRNIMEVACKDLGVNFHFMSAPDPTSDVGVAGAQQYILEQVPQWLDKLGPKTAFFCTNDAHTEPLLKRLTEDKGGYFIEADLPSPLMGYPGALGIDLADVSGNFPAILKRVEDTVIAKGAAGRMGTWTYSYGFTNSLGLGELAIKYAKEGVTGGRSFRRHFKKEDVFEAYNAATPGSTWSGGYYMDVATGKEKKNHVLVFEDLYIFGKGYMHMTEVPVPDKYKKIK; this is encoded by the coding sequence GTGAAACGTTTTCTCGCAGCCATGTGTCTGGGACTGATGGCCTTCGCCACACAGGCTTCCGCCGCGGAGCCTGCCAAAATTCACATCGGCATCTGCACGGGCACGGTTTCCCAGTCGGAAGACGACCTGCGCGGAGCCGAAGCACTCATTAAAAAGTATGGAGACGTCGCCAACGGCGGCATGATCAAGCACATCACCTACCCCGACAACTTCATGACTGAAATGGAAACCACCATTTCGCAGATCGTTTCCTTTGCCGACGATCCCGACATGAAGGCCGTCATCGTCAATCAGGGCATTCCCGGCACCACCGCCGCCTTCCAGCGCATCCGCGAAAAGCGTCCCGACATCATGCTCCTCGTGGGCGAGGCCCATGAAGATCCGAACGTCATCGAAAGCGCCGCCGACCTCGCCATCAACGCCGACAACATTTCCCGCGGCTATCTCATCATCGCCGCCGCCAAGAAGCTCGGCGTAACCGATTTCGTCCACATTTCCTTCCCCCGTCACATGAGCTACGAGCTGCTCTCCCGCCGCCGCAACATCATGGAAGTCGCCTGCAAGGACCTCGGCGTGAACTTCCACTTCATGAGCGCTCCCGATCCCACCTCCGACGTCGGCGTGGCCGGCGCCCAGCAGTACATTCTCGAACAGGTTCCCCAGTGGCTCGACAAGCTCGGCCCCAAGACCGCCTTCTTCTGCACCAACGACGCCCACACCGAGCCTCTGCTCAAGCGCCTCACCGAAGACAAGGGCGGCTACTTCATCGAAGCCGACCTGCCCTCTCCCCTCATGGGCTATCCCGGCGCGCTCGGCATTGATCTTGCCGACGTGTCCGGCAACTTCCCCGCCATCCTGAAGCGCGTGGAAGACACCGTCATCGCCAAGGGCGCCGCCGGCCGCATGGGCACCTGGACCTACTCCTACGGCTTCACCAACTCCCTCGGTCTCGGCGAACTCGCCATCAAGTACGCCAAGGAAGGCGTGACCGGCGGCCGCAGCTTCCGCCGTCACTTCAAGAAGGAAGACGTGTTTGAAGCCTACAACGCCGCCACCCCCGGCTCCACCTGGAGCGGCGGCTACTACATGGACGTGGCCACCGGCAAGGAAAAGAAGAACCATGTGCTGGTCTTTGAAGACCTGTACATCTTCGGCAAGGGCTACATGCACATGACCGAAGTGCCCGTGCCCGACAAGTACAAGAAGATCAAGTAA
- a CDS encoding sugar ABC transporter ATP-binding protein: MGAEEPLLRVEGVGKAYFSNRVLKNVNFTLGKGRILGLVGENGAGKSTLMNILFGMRVIQETGGYEGKILIDGKEVNFRSPMDALNAGIGMVHQEFSLIPGFTVAENIVLNRETLVYNPLVEAFGDRLTTLDRASMTRRADDAIARLNIELDSSTPISELPVGYKQFTEIAREIDKKGTRLLVLDEPTAVLTESEADILLDSMRRLAAQGISIIFISHRLQEVMSVCDDIVILRDGEVVLQTTPAETSVRQIASAMVGRKIDRSEGVEEARELSGKVVMDIEHLWVDMPGETVRDVNLTVFEGEILGIGGMAGQGKLGIANGIMGLHPAGGKVTFHGKNVELNNPVSPLSMGISAVSEDRRGVGLLLEESIAWNIIFTSLQTQKRFLKNFGPLKIRDEQAIAECARKYIRDLEIKCTGEKQLVQELSGGNQQKVCLAKAFEIRPKLLFVAEPTRGIDVGAKKVVLDTLKRYNREHGMTVVVVSSELEELRSVCDRIAIIDKGAVAGILPASTPSEAFGYLLMGAGSAEAEKAATDNSNGTEAASA, from the coding sequence ATGGGCGCAGAAGAACCATTGCTCCGCGTAGAAGGCGTCGGCAAGGCGTACTTTTCCAACCGGGTGCTCAAAAACGTCAACTTCACCCTCGGCAAAGGACGCATCCTCGGCCTTGTCGGAGAAAACGGGGCGGGCAAGTCCACCCTGATGAACATCCTTTTCGGCATGCGCGTCATTCAGGAAACCGGCGGCTATGAAGGAAAAATTCTGATAGACGGAAAGGAAGTGAACTTCCGCAGTCCCATGGACGCGCTCAATGCCGGCATCGGCATGGTGCATCAGGAATTCTCCCTCATTCCCGGGTTCACCGTGGCGGAAAACATCGTGCTCAACCGCGAAACGCTGGTGTACAATCCGCTGGTGGAAGCCTTCGGCGACCGTCTCACCACCCTCGACCGCGCGTCCATGACGCGCCGCGCTGACGACGCCATCGCCAGACTCAACATCGAGCTCGACAGCTCCACCCCCATTTCCGAACTGCCCGTGGGCTACAAACAGTTCACGGAAATCGCCCGCGAGATCGACAAAAAGGGCACCCGCCTGCTCGTGCTCGACGAACCCACCGCCGTGCTCACCGAAAGCGAAGCCGACATTCTGCTCGACTCCATGCGCCGTCTGGCCGCGCAGGGCATTTCCATCATCTTCATCTCACACCGCCTCCAGGAAGTCATGAGCGTGTGCGACGACATCGTCATTCTGCGCGACGGCGAGGTGGTGCTCCAGACCACGCCCGCCGAAACCAGCGTGCGTCAGATAGCAAGCGCCATGGTGGGACGCAAAATCGACCGCTCCGAAGGCGTCGAGGAAGCGCGGGAGCTCTCCGGCAAGGTCGTCATGGACATTGAACACCTCTGGGTGGACATGCCCGGCGAAACCGTGCGCGACGTGAACCTCACCGTGTTTGAGGGCGAAATTCTCGGCATCGGCGGCATGGCCGGTCAGGGCAAGCTCGGCATCGCCAACGGCATCATGGGCCTGCATCCCGCAGGAGGAAAGGTCACCTTTCACGGCAAAAACGTGGAGCTCAACAATCCCGTCTCGCCGCTTTCCATGGGCATTTCCGCCGTGTCCGAAGATCGGCGCGGCGTCGGCCTTCTGCTTGAGGAATCCATTGCCTGGAACATCATCTTCACCTCGCTCCAGACGCAGAAACGCTTTCTCAAGAACTTCGGCCCGCTGAAGATTCGCGACGAACAGGCCATTGCCGAATGCGCCCGCAAATACATCCGCGATCTGGAAATCAAATGCACCGGCGAAAAGCAGCTCGTGCAGGAACTTTCCGGCGGCAATCAGCAGAAGGTGTGCCTCGCCAAGGCCTTTGAAATCAGACCAAAGCTGCTCTTCGTGGCCGAGCCCACCCGCGGCATCGACGTGGGCGCGAAAAAAGTGGTGCTCGACACCCTGAAACGCTACAACCGCGAACACGGCATGACCGTGGTGGTCGTTTCCTCCGAACTTGAGGAACTGCGTTCCGTCTGCGACCGCATCGCCATCATCGACAAGGGAGCCGTGGCGGGCATTCTGCCTGCGAGCACGCCTTCCGAAGCCTTCGGCTATCTGCTCATGGGCGCAGGCTCCGCCGAGGCCGAAAAGGCCGCCACAGACAATTCCAACGGTACGGAGGCGGCAAGCGCATGA
- a CDS encoding ABC transporter permease subunit, whose amino-acid sequence MNRIKKFIEEAGWPRILIAVFLAILFLVAPFVGVPVDAALSDTLVRFGMNGVLVLAMVPMVQSGCGLNFGLPLGIIAGLLGAVTSVELEARGIPGVFAAMAIATPIAVILGWGYGLLLNKVKGEEMMIATYVGFSSVAFMCIMWLVLPYSSSNMVWGYAGVGLRTTVSVEEFWQRAISDIAAFNIGESFYFPTGMFLFFLLLCGLMWIFMRTRTGTAMTTVGSNPDYARASGVNINRMRTLSVILSTWLGALGIIVYEQSFGFIQLYMGPFMMAFPAVAALLIGGASVKKASIINVIVGTFLFQGILTMTPSVINSMLQTDMSEVIRIIVSNGMILYALTRVTKVRS is encoded by the coding sequence ATGAACCGCATCAAGAAATTCATCGAAGAAGCCGGATGGCCCCGCATTCTCATTGCGGTGTTTCTGGCAATCCTGTTTCTGGTGGCTCCCTTCGTGGGCGTGCCCGTGGACGCCGCCCTCAGCGACACGCTCGTGCGCTTCGGCATGAACGGCGTGCTCGTGCTCGCCATGGTGCCCATGGTGCAGTCCGGCTGCGGACTCAACTTCGGCCTGCCGCTCGGCATCATCGCCGGGCTGCTCGGCGCGGTCACCAGCGTGGAACTCGAAGCCAGAGGCATTCCCGGCGTGTTCGCGGCCATGGCCATCGCCACGCCCATCGCCGTGATTCTCGGCTGGGGATACGGACTGCTGCTCAACAAGGTCAAGGGCGAAGAAATGATGATCGCCACCTACGTGGGCTTCTCCTCCGTGGCGTTCATGTGCATCATGTGGCTCGTGCTGCCCTATTCCAGCTCGAACATGGTGTGGGGCTACGCGGGCGTGGGCCTGCGCACCACCGTGTCGGTGGAAGAGTTCTGGCAGCGCGCCATCAGCGACATCGCCGCCTTCAACATCGGCGAATCCTTCTACTTCCCCACCGGCATGTTCCTGTTCTTCCTGCTGCTGTGCGGCCTCATGTGGATCTTCATGCGCACCCGCACCGGCACGGCCATGACCACCGTGGGCTCCAACCCCGACTACGCCCGCGCAAGCGGCGTGAACATCAACCGCATGCGCACCCTTTCGGTCATTCTCTCCACCTGGCTCGGCGCGCTCGGCATCATCGTCTATGAGCAGAGCTTCGGCTTCATTCAGCTCTACATGGGCCCGTTCATGATGGCCTTCCCGGCCGTGGCCGCCCTGCTCATCGGAGGCGCTTCCGTGAAAAAGGCCTCCATCATCAACGTTATCGTGGGCACGTTCCTCTTCCAGGGCATACTGACCATGACTCCTTCGGTCATCAACAGCATGCTGCAGACCGACATGTCCGAAGTCATCCGCATCATCGTGTCCAACGGCATGATTCTCTACGCCCTGACCCGTGTGACAAAGGTAAGATCATGA